ccatggtcttgtagcggatgcgagcttcaactggaagccagtggagagagcggaggagcggggtgacgtgagagaacttgggaaggttgaacaccagacgggctgcagcgttctggatgagttgtaggggtttaatggcacaggcagggagcccagccaacagcgagttgcagtaatccagacgggagatgacaagtgcctggattaggacctgcgctgcttcctgtgtgaggcagggtcgtactctgcggatgttgtagagcatgaacctacaagaacgggccaccgccttgatgttagttgagaacgacagggttcATCACTGTCAAGTATTCTGAAAGTCAGTGAAATGTTGTGAACTGCAGGGGGTCCCATTCATCCGTTATCTGCCCTGCTGTATCAGTCTCAGAACATCAACACACTCTCTTCAGAGGATTTCATCAGACTCCTCAGGGAATCTATGGTTGAACTGAGACAACCCCAGCCAACAGCAAGGTACATTATTCAATacaaaatgactaaaatgttgtTTACAAAACTACCCAAAGTCAGTGTGTGTTTGGTATAATCCGTTTTTCCCTGGCCCAGTGAGGAGGTGACATGGCCAGGGGAGCaccaagagaggagagggagctgtCGGAACCTGAGTCTGACCATCCAGGCCCTTAGGCACCACCTCCCTAGACCCTCCCCAGTGGGTATGATGACTGACAGGCTGGAAGAGCAGGGAGACACAGAGCCACCTGATCATGACCTGCCTCTTATAGCTGCGGTACTTTACTACTGTGGCTCTGTCTGAGAGTGAGTGTGCTGAGGAATAATACTTTGGCAATGATGAATATGAAAATAATGAATTTCATTGTCTCAATGCAGGAGAAACCCTGGACCCCGGCACACCTCTCCTCTCAATCCCTGTCCAAGGAGACCTCTGAATCTATGTTCTCTTTCACATCTTCCCCCTCACTGCCCTGCCTGAGACCGGGCATCCCATATGTGTATGGGAGCACAGTAATGCTACAGCGGATCTCATCCCTGCTCAGTGATAGAGGACGGTGCCAGAACAGTCAGGGTGACAGGCCTTCCCCCCCAGCAGACATACTCCTCCCAGACTACCCTGACCGGACTCTGACACTAGAGGGTGCCACAGACCCTGTCTCCTTCAACAGCCTCAGTAAAGAcagcatggaggtggaggagCTGGTGTTCTCCACTGAGTGTGAGTTCAGATGCACAGACTAGAGGTGTTTTATACTCAACATTTAAGTTGTCGGCTCCTTTTGAAGTAACGTTCTTGAGTATTAACCCAACGGAAATCCATGTTCTGGTCATCTGTTGTTGAAAGTGTTTTCTGTTTCCTTTAGGGGGAGTGGAGGACATAATGACCTGTGATATACCAGGAGACGACGTCTTCAATGTGGAAGAGGAGGCAGTTCCTCCTGTAGATGTAACGTTAGACAGAAGGTGACCCTTCTCAATCCTCAATGTTTACTTTATAATTTCATTAACAGACCATAATTCCACTCTTTGCTGTGGCCAGCATTGTGTTATGCAGTACAATAAGATAAAGGACATGTTCTTCATGTGATCATTTGTTTGTCAGGCATAGTCTGAGCAGACTGAACCTCCATCCTCAGTTCTACAGTAATGAGGACAACCAATCAGTGCCCTCTGTATCTGAGATCCAAGTGGAGAGTCACAACTTCCTGACACCTGACTATGGTGTGTTTCAactgttaatacattctgtgttGTGGCTGTGTTttcactatatctactgtatgatttGACTGAGAAATAATTCAATAATTGGCCCTTTAACTAACTGCGTTTGTTCATGTTAATCCAGAGAAAATGGACTACTACAAGGAGGTTACTGACAAAATCATGCATGCACCAAGTGTGAGTGACGTGTGGAGCATCATGCCTGGAGGGGACAAATCAGGGAACATCCGCCCCCAGACCGCCACCTTCTCTGGGGCTGTTGCTGCCTCATCTCACTGCTTCCTGGAGCTGGAGCCCTTACAGGTGACAGACCTCTCTACTGTCCAattacatacatactgtacatactatgCAGACAACCTACAGTATTTGCCAACTCAATTGAGtttctgtatgtctgtgtttgtTCAGAAGGCATTCGACCCTCCACCGCTTGAGGATTCAGTGGAATGTTTCCGTCGGGACTCCCAGGATGCAGTGGACCAACCGGAGATCCTGACCTCCTGTGCTCTCACTGAGACCACCCAGGAtctgctctctgagctccaccagaCCTTCTCCTTCCTGGAGGAGCTGGGAGACGCAGGCTCCAGTggcccagagacagagagaggctctACCCTGGAGGGGGAGCAAGACAGTGGGGCTTCCGGGAGGTACATCAGGCCCTTCTCTCTCCAggactcctctctgctcatccccCTGCGGAGGTCCGCACGCTCCAGACAGCTACAGGTTCCTGGGGTGTCTCTGTCCCCTAGGACTAGCCCCAGCCGCACCCCCCAGCTCAGCCCCTCCTCAGCCCTAGAGACATCCAGGGATAGGTTACCTGGAGGGGGGAAGGCCTCGCACAAGGAGGATGCATCATGCTTCAGAAGCACCCCAGAGGATAGGCTAGGCCACTGTAAGCTGGGCAGCTGGTGGAAACAAGCCCTGGAGACCCGGAGGGCATCCACTGGCCTACTCCCTGCCATAGAGCAGGTGTCCACGATCTCAcgaggtaatgtgtgtgtgtgtgtgtgtgtgtgtgtgtgtgtgtgtgtgtgtgtgtgtgtgtgtgtgtgtgttggatagAAATGACAAGCTACTCTATCTTGCGTTTAGAAAACCCATTTAGTGTCACAGCTAACGAAGTTGGTAATTCTGCGCCGATTTGCCTGTATAACAATATTAATATTATTACTTAATATAGTATAGCCTCTAATATCATCTCCCTTTGTCATTGTGACGTGGAACGTTGAGAGAGCCTTTTATTTGGAACTTTACATTGATGGAGCATTAGAAACAGCAGCTGGCTggagactgtagtgtgtgtgtgtgtgtggggggggggggggggggatagttgGCCTGTTGCTGTCACCCAGTGGGGAGTCTATGTCCGGAATGGGACCCAGGTACTGCTCAGAGAGGGGTGATGAAgtacagagaggagggggtgcaCTGTAGTGTCAGACCTGTACTCGCTCAACCTTGCCACAGTTACTCATCTGTGACCACCACCCCCTGCTCTCCGTGGTAGGGGCCTTCCACTGATGTTACCCAGAGCAGATGGAGCTCTGCTGGGCCTTGCTGATCACTGCTGGGCCTGGGGGAACCACGCCTCACAGCCCCACACACCACACTAATTCCCTACCTCATCACTGGGACCAGGGCTTAGGAGACCAACACACAGCAGGGGCCAAATGTGACATTTAATTAAAGCTCCGTTTGTGAAATCAAATCAATAGTTTCAGAAAGCAGGTGATCTTGATATTTTTTTGTGCTTCTCAGAAAATGAAGTGCGTTTGTTAGCATGTCAATGAGGAAGTGGCAGAGACCGTTCAAGTGGCTGGCCATATTGACATACGAGGTCTCTGTGAGGTTTTAATGTTACATCATGACAGCTGTAACACCTCTGAGGGATCTAGTTTGAATCCTTTCCTGttctccctgtcccctctctcttcatctacaGAAAAGAGGGCCTCTCTCGTCCCAGAGCAACCCTACTCCCACAGTACGATCAACTACCAGGAGTCTCCAGCCAAGCAGAGAGGAGACAAGTGGGAGTTCAAACAGGTACAggtcatttctctctctgtggtccctATTTCCACTagacccacaataacatctgttaaacacgtgtatgtgtcaaatacatttgatttggccTCACATAGAGCGTGTCAGTATAGGGGGAAATATGCTATGGTTGTCCAATGGGGGGCAGTGTTGTCCCAACTTGGAAGTTTTTATTTAGTCTCTGATTTGAATGACCTCATACCTACCCCCAAGagccagcccatcccatcccagcatgtaccctctccttctcccttccccctGTCACAAGCTACACATCTTCCTCATCAGACTCAGTAATGTCATATAAAAACATGGTGGAATTGTATTCAGGCTTTGATAAAACATTTCTTAATACTTTTTTGTTACGTTGAATTGGTAATGAAT
The genomic region above belongs to Oncorhynchus nerka isolate Pitt River linkage group LG18, Oner_Uvic_2.0, whole genome shotgun sequence and contains:
- the LOC115146192 gene encoding uncharacterized protein LOC115146192, encoding MWQGVRGCNSRTMMDTEDQWTQALASNNVRAILRWICSLSAGVGNADVEASLATFSSWVQRTAEVSKKELLTLCFSRCQGLWMFLDHSCFTRVHLLLQRLRNLLTLAQWGRRQSGLTHFWHGLGIPCVVCRAGCGSSAVRQDYWNGIHRALKQHIWLGRLVQWWGITGLLPKYPEAQEMKRIYQMWREMDQNHRRASLHTLGWEEEGRERWNSLIQGMVAQMDQQHGPIWISEDCTDQGYPPPNLQALLKLVLVPRINNMSVQAILMYFILDMAHFLQCKDDLLQSFCHTFIIPPSFSQQIRAFWLLDHGHLSGSMELLLSPRSEPPWFSWQHHCIIHSLLRRKQLRLALKYIYWTRLATDTPHDLKLCVDVLLQNSHVSDAWALLKKGHTGSNDMVRYFLHGCERLGLCVAASDCMEAIWKDVGHCTTQSEEAEGQCGVEGLPQRRRTTGISMAVKEPGGPIHPLSALLYQSQNINTLSSEDFIRLLRESMVELRQPQPTASEEVTWPGEHQERRGSCRNLSLTIQALRHHLPRPSPVGMMTDRLEEQGDTEPPDHDLPLIAAEKPWTPAHLSSQSLSKETSESMFSFTSSPSLPCLRPGIPYVYGSTVMLQRISSLLSDRGRCQNSQGDRPSPPADILLPDYPDRTLTLEGATDPVSFNSLSKDSMEVEELVFSTEWGVEDIMTCDIPGDDVFNVEEEAVPPVDVTLDRRHSLSRLNLHPQFYSNEDNQSVPSVSEIQVESHNFLTPDYEKMDYYKEVTDKIMHAPSVSDVWSIMPGGDKSGNIRPQTATFSGAVAASSHCFLELEPLQKAFDPPPLEDSVECFRRDSQDAVDQPEILTSCALTETTQDLLSELHQTFSFLEELGDAGSSGPETERGSTLEGEQDSGASGRYIRPFSLQDSSLLIPLRRSARSRQLQVPGVSLSPRTSPSRTPQLSPSSALETSRDRLPGGGKASHKEDASCFRSTPEDRLGHCKLGSWWKQALETRRASTGLLPAIEQVSTISREKRASLVPEQPYSHSTINYQESPAKQRGDKWEFKQAEKEELLGRRGSGKMPHQRVEQDLASHRGARVKKGKRVKKA